The genome window TTAATGCTCCCTCACAGAGCAGTATTTGGGCTTACATTTTACTACCAGCTGGtctaaagctgaagtgtgtaattttcaatatttgtattaaaatattcagTGGTAACTGTAAGAAAGCCATTTGATTTCCCAGAAAACACTGTCAAAACATTTCATCCCAACCAGTCCAGCACAGCAACATTGGCTCAACCAGTGGTATAAGTTTGGACTGGGACTGCCTGTTGGTCTGACCATTGgcaaataatttgtttaaaagattaattttaAGTTGAGCAACCCTGCTTGATCTTTGTTTGCCATCAATaccaaacaaaaaatgttagAGAGACTGATTGCCTGAATGAGATGAACTTCCAGTTTTCTGCGTCTGTCCATTTTTAAGCTGCTCTTTTAAAAGGATGATGAATAATAAACAACAGACATCATCTGAGAGGTTCTAGAGAGACAAAGAGTGAGAGGAAAGAAGAGAGAGTTTAGTCACGCGTTTAGTGGCTGTTTTCACTCTCATTTTGGCACAGGCAGTTGGCCACAGTTGAGTGCTTTCCTGACAGACATCGAAGGAGCTGTTAATTCTCTACATGAAACATGAAGGCCTGCCCTGACACTTCATCACCTCAAAGATGAGACAAGGACCTCCGTTCCTGCGGTTTTGACAATCTACTATAGAGCTTGGCTAGTGTACACCCAGAGAGGTGATGGGCCTTTTGTGGTACACTTTACCTTAGTGAAATCAAAGGGAGCGGCGGTATCAAACTCAGCATGCAAAGTTCTGCTTGCAAATTACAAGAGGAAACAGTAGTTTGGGTGTCTTCTGCCTGCTGTTAGGCAAATTAACTGATGACTTCAAGATCTGATAAAattctaaaacaataaaaaaaaatactgttcagtgaaatttcacaggAAAAATCCAGTCATGCTGCTTCATATGAAAGTGACTTTTGTGTGCACCTGATTTTGCACACAAAATTTCACGCCTTATGTGTGCCTAATATGACCATAccttaaaagtagacatttaaGGCTGCTTACCTAGTTATCCAATGTGTATGAGGCTAACGGATGAGAGCCAGATCATTGGTTGTCCCCATGAATAAAATGTTCCGATCAAAGCTAAATGCCATTGCTTTGGTAGTTCTCCAGTTTGCTGAAATTTGGACAGATTTACAGTTTGGGCACTGGGCATAGCAACAATGAGAAATTTGCATTAATTCAAGCTGGAAAATTATCAGCTTAATGCGTTTCCCACCCAAGAACTGAAGGGACTGGAATTCATTCTGGCTGCTGGTTTTGCTGCCCATCCTATCGGGAGACAATTACCAGTGCGCTTCAAAAGCCGGCTTTGGGCAAGATTAGCTCCACTTCTGGGAAGGTGATGAAAGCAAATGTCTTGCTGCTGGGTTTGCTCTGCCCTGGGTCTGTGTGGCAGAAGTGAGAGAGAGGGTGGAATGCCTTTGGCCCTCATCATCTTTCAGGTCCAACCCATCGGGTTTCATGGCAGgctgtgaaaaaaagaaagaagctgTTCTTCAGATCTGGCCACGCAGCACAGATGTCCTCCTCCATGTCACAGCGGCTGGCGGATTTCACTAACGAGGCTAACGAGGGGACGCCTCTAGGCGAGACAGGCTCCCTCGTGTTTGCATGGCAAATTTAGCAGAGATTTAATCCGTCCTGGGGTGTTATGGCTCTACGCTGAGTGTGACTTAGAAAGATCTTTTATAACGGGCTTAACATCCACTATACCAAGTATTTCAGCTGTAGAATGAGAAGATAAGTATATATTAGCCTGAAATTTCAAGATTCCCCATCCCACACTTTACACTTCATGTGCTAGATTTAACAGTGAAGAGTataattaaaatactttctaCTATCCCAATTTAATGCAGAGTAAGCCATGTGTTGGTTGATGTTCCCATATGTGCAACACCTCTGTTTTGTGTCATTGTCAAAACATCACTCCGTTTGGCTCAGCCAGCGGTGAGTTTGTAGCAAGATTTTCTATTTGAAAGcgatcattatttttgcaatttggTTCGGTAAAGCTAGCGGTGCAGAAATTCCACACTTCAGCTTCAAGTCCTAAATAGATTTCAACAGTTTGCCTCTCTGTTCACTGAatagaaatgaaaatgtgacctgtgagatataaaaacaACTGTGTCCTTCATGCTCCTTTTGAATGATCCAACTTTCCTAACTTCTCTACCAGCTAAAACCATAGGACATTTTAGCACTGTTAAAGTCACAGAATGtcacagtgtttattataaatgatttatgcgtgcacgtttattttttaaattcaaatgccCTCgaaatctttaatcaaaaacattaacctcTCCTCCCCCTCGAAACAACATCTGTTCTCTAAATATCTCCCACAAATGACTGCAAACTGGCATTCAGATCTGCATTTCCATCTTCctatgatccaatcaattccagagTACGAAATTAAGTCCTACAGTtctacatttttatatacacCACAATAGGGAAAAAAACGACTAGTAACTGCCGTTtctttaaaggtgcactcaTTTTTTGCTCATTGGATAATATCACAGTTGTCTTAGGCTTATATTGACACCTAGTGGTGTGGATGTagaattacaaaagaaaactttCAGTTACCAATGCCACACTAACAGTGGGGTTGCTAAGATAAAGCGTATAATATTCAACTGGTCATGTGACCTCAATCACAACCTGCATTAGACGGCCCGTTCCATGTACAAAAActgcttttatttgtttacatatACAACTGTAGTCTCCATTAGTATATatgattttaaagatttttttaaaaaatactaccattacatttatttgtaaaactttttaataaagaaaaataaggaATGCACCATTACAGTTGACAGTTCCAAATTGTGACACATCTGAATGAAACggattattgaaaaataaaatatatgtatatatagggTGTGGTCTTGATTCAGTCTTGGTTGTTGAAtagatggaggcagatctgaatgtgagcttGCAGTTGATTGTAAGAAAGGGGAGGGTTTGGCTGGAATTGATTGCAGAAAATTGGAGTGGATgactggaatttttttttatgatattctaataaaaAATTGTGAGGTcaataaaaatgtgtcaaaaattaaatgtatgcattAATGAATCATACAAAATAAGAtgaataacatgcatttagaaaataaatagggTGAATTTCCATAGCTAAGAATAGTTTTGAGGTCACACATCTGGGTGTTAAAATGATGATGACTCACAGTAAAAGTGTGTAGTACTTTGTGAAACCAAGACCAGCCCCTGCTCTATTAGAGAGATATATTTCATCCAGTCTTCCTTGTTTTTCTGAAAAGCGGTTTGGTAGAGCTGGAAGCACTTGattgatttataaataattcaCTGGCTCAGAGCCTCTGTGaggttgtcatttttatttttatttaatttttttttatattactcCTCCATTTCTAAAGGACAACTAATCACTGAAGTCATATAAGGTAACATTAAAGATCACATGAGTGGTGGTTATACCTTTAAACACACCTTCATGCCCTTCACATTACCCAAATGTGAATGTTCTATGTCTCCTTAATTACTCCAAATATAGTCACGCTGTAAACACCAAATCACAATGAGCTTTTAATCACAATGCAACAGGTTATTAGACACTAATGAGGGAGCTTAATTGTTCATGTTTTGGGGGCATCTGCTTGGTCAAACATGCATTATcctttctgtttaaaaatagttttgggGTCTCACTAGATCCATCTCCATTTTGAAAGCAACATCTTTGATTTGTCTGTCCTTCAGTGAAAGTCAAGTCAAGGCAGCAGATGTTGCCTTTGCAATAATTCATGATTATCTTCAATCACTTTCTTTAACGAGCTTTTTGTCCCCATGGTGATGGAGAGAATGAGTCTCGCTACAATACAGCGGGGGAGACAGCTGTCTATAAAAACAAAGCATCATGAAAGATTCACGTGTGTTATTACAACACAGGAAGAAAGTCAACAGTACGTGTTTGGCGAGGGATCAGTGAGGCGTGGTCGGATTTTGTTGTAGAGATACAGTATGTGGCTGCACTGCAGCACtcctaaaaaaacatttatcttgaaAATGTTTCAGAACTCTAGCCATAGAGAAAAGATCCAACAGAGCACTAAACTTTAATGACATGTATTTACACTTAAAATCAGCATGACAGTAGCAGTACTAGAACTGGCACGTTTAAGGACAGTTTCTTCATACTTTATTGCCTTACTCTGTTTAGTCATGATATCTACTTCTATTAGAAATTCTTACCTAAATGTATGAGTGAAaccattaaaaattcaaaactgACAAGGGGATATGTGATATGACTATTCTGTTTTATCATGTACAATAAccgatttttaaatatttcctttttgtctttagggGGATCATACTTTGAAGCCATAGTTGGGGGTAAGTGTTGTAACAGCTCACAAACTTTCAAATATCCAATATGCCCTCAATTCaccaacactgtaaaaatgtgcaGCTTTTGCCTTAAGTCACTATTTCTACCTGCTTTGACCCTTAAAAATTACTTTCTTTCCTGTAACTTAAAAAagtcagggctgcgtttcccaaaagcatcctAGGCTTAAGTAGATCGACTATTGGTGCCAGTTGTTTCTGTGTCTACTTAGGCTTATGTACGTTTAGTTCTGGGCACAATTGTTTTGAGCAAATCTAACTAAAAGCACCTAATATGGAGATGTCATGTGACTAATTACTTTGAAGGCACAGAAAAATGATGTGGTAGATGGCACAACAGGAACACGCACAGTCCAAACCTTTCTCTAACAGCTATTCTGAGCTGTGATATGAAAGGCAGCAGGCAGGGGAAAAcataaattttcatttctgaataTCCAGTCCATTTAACGCATTTATGAGCTTGCCAAACAAAACTAGGCACTGATAAAATATCTCCTATACcataatgaaatattatcaatgtgttacttgcaaaaaaaaaaaaaaaatttatttaatcagaatGCACGGCTGTCAGAGGTGTAGTTATGAGAACATTTTGAGAAAAGCACTTTGATGATGGTCAGAGAGGCTTGGAGGATTTCTGTACAAATTAGAGGTAATTTGTGCACAAGATGTTTCCTGGCCTCCAAAGATCTGTggctgagcaaaaaaaaaaaaaaagaccacagTGGTCTCACTTTAGCTCATTTACACATGAATAATCAGTGTATGGGTTTGTTCTCATGCACAGAAGTAATTGGAGTCAGTAAAACCTCAGCAGGGTTCTAATGATACGTACACTCAAAACCTTTTTCAGATAACTGGTCTTGCATATCAGGATAAAATTTGTGTATTTCATTGTGCATATTAGTTTGTTTGTCCTGTGTGAATTACTGCTGTTCTCTACAGGCAGGACATTCTGAAGTTTTGCTTTCAGTGGTTAAGTCTGTCAATATTTTCATTAGCGAAATTTACACCTGAAATTTACACTGATTTCCCTGTCCTCACACCTATATAATGATGTTGAACATGTTTCTCTTTTAAATTACCAGCTTAAAATCAGCAGCTTAAAAATGAGTCGAGAAGTCcaattaatcacaataaaaaaaaaatttaaaaaaacttgaaaactAGTCAGCAATAGCAATAATCAGCCAATATTtggcaattttaacataatCGGCAAACTGGGCACATGCAGATGCTGATAAACAAAAGTAGTCATTCCACCTATAGTGTCACCTCCAAAATGGGTGGGCATCAGCTACTGAATCAGAAAAATATTCCAGGTTCAGTAAAAATTAAGCTCAATCAActgcatttgtggcataatgttggctagtaccacaaaaaaaatatttcctaATTTTATAACTTATTTCTTGTGTAACGTTAAATGTGGTaatgaacccagaatattccttaaaaaaaaaaaaaaaaaaaaaaacgtatctGTGTCAATCACTAATAAAAATCCATACAGCAGTATATTCCAGTGAATGTCCttaaataaacagattaaacTGTTCTGAGTTCAGTCTAACCTTATAGCTGCTGCCCACAGGTTATCTTCAAATataacatctctctctctctctctctctctctctctctctctctctcagctgtCATTGCTGCGGTGTTTCTGGTCCTGCTCCTCCTCCTGGCCGTCATTCTGCGATACATGTACCAGCACAAGGGCACATATCATACCAATGAGGCCAAGGGCACAGAGTTTGCCGAGACAGCAGACGCTGCTCTTCGTGGAGACCCAGCCCTGCAGGACGCCATGGATGAGAGCAAGAAAGAGTATTTCATATGAGACACAATAGATAGCTGTTTATACACATCATATAACAAACACTTACAGGCTCACATGATGCCTCAATCCTGTTTGCTCGAGCAGTGAAGTAGCTGACAGAGCTCGCCGCAAACAGAAACAGACAAGAAGagtattatgaaatatatttcaatattttacattcttattcttttttttttttttttcctgaaaaaagAGGTAACATTTGAATATACATGGAAGAAAATTCTGTACTCCTTGTATTGGAAGCTGATTGTTGGCACAAACATCAGCTCAGGAGAATGTGATGGTATTCAGGTGAAGGAAAGGAAAGTCATTGGTATTATTAGACAGGATTTGAATATGAATGCCAAGTGATAactgtttacaaaaaaaagtgaaattaattgGTCtctcatatatttatatattcttgGGGGGCCAGATTCAAAACCTTCTTAAGAAAGAAGTTAAgaagtttaatttaaattataagaacttcataaaaatgttattagttaaaggtgcagtaagtgatttctaaGAAACGCTgctgaaagtggatcggaccaagcagcacaacacacttgtagccaatcagcagtaggggacgtatacactcatgatgggggaggagagagagtgagcaagagggagatttgaagaaagactgtagaaagagagatggctgagagacattacaaaagagaaaaggtcaagAAGAATATCACTAGAAatagaagggttatgatcaggcaagagctttaggacccgcgttcaTATTAGAAGCTTTCCAGCGTTGGAGAGACAtaagcaggaaggcctgaaaaagGACACAAGGTTGCATTGTCTCTGCTCCATATGGGAGTGACATTTGTTTTGCTATGTTTTACAGAACCAAgttatgctgttgttgtagctatagtaacaggacagttttgagtgtcattgtttgtctaGCTTGTATGTACTCTGGCTTGTATAtctcttgcttgtatatactctTGAGTactatatgttcattttttgttatttgttgtCGTTCATTCATCATCTTCGCTTCATTTTTCACGAAGCATTATTTtgcgtgtttgtgcattttggggcCGGAACAATGAAGgaaggggtgtgtttgttttggttgatttcaaatatcaacagtgtttctcagacactgcttattgcacctttaagtgcaattatttaaaaagtgtaattctTTAAAAACTGACTTG of Ctenopharyngodon idella isolate HZGC_01 chromosome 9, HZGC01, whole genome shotgun sequence contains these proteins:
- the gypc gene encoding glycophorin-C, translated to MSVMANSTALSVNSTAKNDTSVRGSYFEAIVGAVIAAVFLVLLLLLAVILRYMYQHKGTYHTNEAKGTEFAETADAALRGDPALQDAMDESKKEYFI